The genomic interval gttccctgctgcacactgccagtacgttttcactgcctctctgccaaggcaatgttgtcaaccagtttttctgtgaaatcccacagatcctcaagctctcctgctcaggctcctacaTCAGGGAAGTTGTGGTTATCATTTTTTGTGCCATTTTattctttggctgctttgttttcatggttgtgtcctatgtgcagatcttccttgctttgctgaggatgccctctgagcagggacggcacaaagccttctccacgtgcctccctcacctggtCGTGGTCTCCCTATTTCTCAGTTCtggcttttttgcctacctgaagcccccctccgTTTCCTCCAAATCtatggacctgatggtggcacttgtGTACTCCATGGtacctccagcagtgaaccctattatctacagcatgaggaaccagGAAGTAAAGAATGCAGTGAGCAAAGTGATTAACAAATGTGTTTCACAAACTTTCAGCTGCCCATCTTTTGGAATTCACGACATATAATTCAGCTTTTTACTGATGCAaactctttgctttgttttgatcaACTTTTGTAactgtaatttattattattattattttaatactgttatttttttcactgaaacatCATTACTCAAACCAATTCCTCTTTAACTTGTAACTTTGTAGTAGCCCAGGCTCTCTGTGtaccttaacagaataaaggacatgcagtgactctgtctgctctccttcttgtgagacatttctggagctgtcgGGGtcggatgttctcagaaacccacagtccagcaggaagcacacggcTGTTCATCAGACTGTGCGGtgacttcagcctgcaacagctgacgggccatccctgggctcctgtctgggttctgtgctttcaggttcacgtctgtcagtgcctctgtgttgtggttttgtgatttctgttgtcagtattccacaACAGAACATTGTGCAGAACAGTGGCACTTAAAGATTCAATATCCTCTTTCTGTGTTACCACTGtttggggcattttgggttTCTGGGGTGTGGGGGCGCAGGTTCGGCATCCCTGGAGGACTTGGCATGAAGAAGAAGCAGGGTGGGACTTCGGACCGGATTCCAGCCGCTCTCTGACTCTGGTTCCTCATGTTCTGTGTCAGAGTTGCACATACCTATAATCAATTAAGGGCATGATAGAGATACCTGCGTAGTTCCTGTCCATCCTAGTTCATGTAACTGACAATACAGTATTTGGACTGGTCTCCAGATGCTCATCCCAGTTCCTTATGCATGCTCAGGGTGCCAACTTAGGTACCATGCTGTCAGTCCCTCTGAATGCGTTCCTTGAAAGTGTAATTTACATTCTGTGGGGGAAGCCTTCCCCAAAACCGGAGAATGCTGATTGGTGCAGAATATGGAGAGGTTTAGGAGAGAGCTTAGAAGTGTGCGGACACCCAGTGTCATGGGATTTTACTTTTGAACAGCCGTGGGACCCTGAGAAACGAAGCAAGTAACTGACTAAGGGATGGTGCAGCTCAGAAAGATCTGAGGAGGAATGGCTTATCTGGGGCTTAGCTTGGGCTTACCCAACTCTATATAATACTACTGTGGAGAGATAGAGTTTCCAAACTGAGACCCAAACTAAAAGGGGAAACCTCCAAATCGATCTTGGTCAATCACAGGAGGCAGCAGTATCAGTGTCAGTTGCccctgttgtcatggttttgtaatgttgctgtcaatattccacaccataacatcatgtgccgtatggatcattaaaaggttcatactccaaTTCTGTGGAATAACAATGtcccgaatactcagctctcagaagaaatctacgtatcccagaggacatAGCGGACAGAGATAAGtcatgggaggaggacatcgataatctcgctcccaggctggagctctctctctctcgaACTCTCAGAGAGTGGGAAGTGTTccagccgtgtcgcctagagttcacagtaggcctctcatTTTTCGGGcactctctctctgttttgttcaatttatttacctcaatcatattgtattatattgtgttatcttgtattccgatatcaaatttagtaaaataagtttttctccttagattgtcgccgctgttctcttttcccattctccttttcccttctatttttgGGCCGGGGGCTCTACGGGGCAACTACCCCCTATCACGACCACAGGTAAATCAAAGTAAACTGTGACACTGCTTTATAACCAATCTCTGGACTATAGAGTTTATTTTTGCAAGTCAGTTACAGCAGTGGAATGCCCTAAGCTCTGGAATTTGTAGTAGATGGGGAATACATCAAGAACTGTCTCTTCTTCTGCTAAACTCATCCATGAGGTCAGGTAAACAACTCTACAGTCTCAGGTGCCCATTactcacagaaacacagaatcacagaatcaccggAGTTGGAAGGGCCCTCCAGATAACATGGAGTTCAATCCCCTCTGCCACAGCAGGTTTCCTACACCAGGTAGGCTCACACTAGGCAtacaggcaggtcttgaatatctccagggaaggagactcCCACAACACCCtggagcagcctgttccagtgctccatcaaccttaccgtaaagaagttcttgcacacattcgtgtaGAACATCCTATGATCAAGTTTCCTCgtgtcctgtctccacacactgctgaaaagagcctggtctcTCCACTTTGACTCCACAccacagatatttatagacctggatcaggttccctctcagtcttcttttctcaaggctaaacagacccagctcacttagcctttcgTCATAGGGGAGATGCaccaggcccttcaccatctttgtgaaCCTCCTttgaactctttccaagagatccctgacttttttgtactggagagctcagaactggacacagtattccagatgaggccttaccagggaagagaagagggggaggatcacctccctcgacctgctggccacgctctttttcatgcaccccagaatgccattggcctttctggccacgagggcacactgctggctcatagcCAACCTGTCGTCCAGAAGGATACCCAGGTCAAtctctgctgagctcctctccagcaactcatcccccaacctgtcctggtgcatgcaattattcctccataggtgcaagactctacactgGCTTTAGTTAAACCACATCTGGTTTCTTAACGCCCAGCTCTCCTGCCTGTCCAGGTcatgctgaatggcagcacagactacaggcgtgtcagccaatctGCCCAATTTCGTATCATCACAGTATCatacagtatcacagtatcgtgcgagttggaagggatcttagagatcatcgagtccaactcctgggattcgagccctctgtgtagcagagcagcatttctgccacttacgccacaggaGGGATTTGAACCACGGGCCtctggtgctgcaagcagcaacGTATACCATTGCGACACTGGAGGCAcacatcatcagcaaacttgctgagggtggccatTTTCCCCTTGTCAAAgccattgataaagatgttgaacaagaccagacccagcatcgacccctggggaacaacGCTAGTTACAGGTCACCAATTGGACTCTGCACTGCCAACGACAACAATCTGTgttctgccagtcagccagttctcaacccacctcactttccactcatctatcccacacttcctcagctttgttataaggatgtcatggggaacagtatcaaatgccttgctgaaatcaaggtagatgacatccactgctctcgccccatccacccagccatgGAAAAcgtcatagaaggctaccaggttggtcgagcatgacctaCCCTTGGtggacccatgctgactactcctgataacctccaTTTCTTCCAactgcctggagatggcatccagcacaagctgttccatcacctttcaagggacagagctgaggctgcctgGCCTGTAATTACCCACATCatcctttttgctctttttgaagaccggagtgacattGGCTATCCTGCAGTCTTCAGTGGAGGATAAATCATCCAGATGGAGCATGTAGTGATATTCTGATGACCATaaccaaatggatgagctcacaacaaaagaggcagatcttcctctctgctccatctgtggcatactctggagttcatGGCACTGCAAAGCTATAGCACATCTACCTTCTtgcactgatgacaccttagcatgctctgggctctcatttcaattgcatctaAGTAAGTCTAGGGTCATGCCAGTAggcaggaagctggcaaatgttgtctcattgtaaggaagagcgAGAAAGTTGAcaggggcaattatggacctgtcagtctcactccagtgcctggcaAAATTATGGAGACAATGGTGGTGGAAGTTATGGAAAatcagctgaaggacaattctgtcactggtcacagccaacacaagttcccAAGGGGACAGTCATATTTAACTTAAGGTCTTACTGTGACATGTTTATCCTTTTACctgaccaagggaagccagttgatgttatccttgaggatttcagtagagcttttgatatTCTTTCTCACAGCACCCCTCTGAGCAGAATGTCCTGCATACggctagacagaaacagaacatggTGGGTGATCAGTTGCCCAttaggtcaggcccaaaggattatAGTCAATAGTTTTCAtcaggctggtagatggtcactgTAATGGTTCCCCAGCGCtcattttagggccacttctctttcatgatTTTGTGAATGAattgcatgcaggactagaagatgatatgagcaagtttgctgatgataccagatGAGGAGATGCTGTTACCTccactgagggtggagaggacttgcagacagatgtggacaagtcagagaagtgggtaccagttggtactaagCACCAAATGCATAAACCataacaagtgcctgattgtgcacctgtataggggcaaccctggacatatACACTGACTGGATAAGGAACAACGGAGGGcattctgactgaaaaggattaggagtcctgctcagcatcaaattgaatTTGAGTATGCAATGTGCCCAGgaagccaggaaggccaacagtCCTCTGGAGTGCATCACGTAAGgtattgccagctgggtgagggaaaggatcatccctctctgctctgcattgctacacctggagcactgggtgctcTTCTGGGCACCACATAATATAAAGaacatcaaactatgggagggtttgcaaaggagggcactggaacagagagatctgaagttcagagtttcattgggattgactacATGATCAGATTGGGCCTTtcttacatcccacatcctgcgatgagacacagggcacacatgggacatgaaccccacagtgtccttgcaccccatgcagagcctgggatcttctgtccttctgtctttcatttgacatcatacaGTTCTCcatccactgccccaggaagggccctgagccaacatgagggacaggatctccctgccaaTGTCTGGAGATCAAggtttggcctttctgcttcataagacaaagggggagtttctcagcatcagagccaccatgccagtgcatttgcctgcctgcagccatggcttccaattatctgctctaacaagtcccttgggaaactggcttgttaatgttcctcagtgggcccattaatactccaagtaacttcactgttacttctgactttgtcttgttgagcactttgagcagttttctctctgcgctggaggttgatggactcagcagcAAATGCCGCCTGGGGCTCCTTACCAcctaaagagcctcctgagccttgtgccttcctgtcattctcttcaggttttcagaacttgttcagcaaaatggagagatatctggagagagcttaaagaggaataatccagcagacatttattGTCTGTTTATTTATAGTTGTGTTCAAACAagacattaaagcagcactgtgtaaCTGGTATTAATCCAGAATGTTCCCAGTGAGTTctgttctgttactgtgtggacAAAGGTCCTTctcaacctccccaccccatttctactcacattggccccatgggacttgcatcacttttcttcacatcactcttctcctctgcattcacccgctcagtgttaaaactcCTTTGCACCAGCTCCAACTAGCTTTCCATAAAGAACCAGTGGCAcatgtaaaaggaaagatttctcttttttttggccaacaaacagcaggaaacgTGTTGCAAATggatgaacagtaaaacacagtgatcaactgcatgccatgtccaagctgcttccactgaggtttgtctttcacagggaatacttgtacaagaaatgagttagacacagtcatgatgctgttttctttcaggagctgttggccatgagAACCCAGCgatatctcaggggagaggagtgggaaggatgaagatgtcatcctattctgctgtgctgggctgggctcctgggacacagggagcttATAAAtgtgggcagcgctgcagagagacagctgtgcccaggagcagctcttgtgcacagcacagcctgcaggtgacagaaggagaggagagaaaggggagagagcttgcaggatgtgaacgGTGTGAGCgggatgtgagctcagtgcaggagcattgcACACAGATCTCGACACGGTAAGTCTAACTGCAGACCATGCAGATGTtattcatagagggttaacttaatCAGGGACAtgccatagcagatctggctgcaggcactgcgtGTTTCTTTACTATGAATAAACCCTCTGCTTCAGCTGAGTGTTTCCgttctgcagcatcagagcacagccctgagggctgcatgtcccagcacggctgcaggctgtgaatatggggctgcaggcgggtgcccatggctgtcctgcagagcagggtccctgctgtgccccaggggctgtgtgctggctatgggactctgccgcctgccaggctcagcactcagcctgcccggggagctgcccagggtgctgcagggagacgtgtggggggaaggagccccccggcagggcttgtgctgccacagctgctgcctggggcaggggatgacagctccactgcacaactgaatgtttgtaagggtactttgcaagaggagagccaaggcagggataTTTCCATTTCCGGTTCTGAGGGAAGGCAAAAAAGACTGGGGGCAGAAATCTCAAAAAGGGATGTCTAATttaaacacagctctgaggctCACAAATATTTTGTCAATCCATTGGTTGTTCTCTGAACAGTCATAGAACAAGGTGAAAACAGAGGTTGcgctttcagcctctcctttctAAAAGGAGACAATCAGTTTAACTTATcgttgttttctgcagacattaatagtTGCTGTGTCCCACAAACAGGCAGATTTCCctaagacaaactgaagtgcaCAGAGGTTGTGACTGGGGTCTGaaagaacagctgcagtaaagaggaaaatatccaggaggtAGTGATGTGATTaggaaataagaagaaaataagagctACCTAATATTCTGCTCCTTGAGGGATGGTGAAgttcatgaaaagaaattaaagttcTGGAGCTAAATGATCatttttctcaaaggaaaaatggaaaaaagaaagaaaaaaattatagtATAGCAGAAGGAGTGTCTttgagaatggtctggacttgccattatcttctgcactctgagcaggtCTCCAAGCCCAGGatcagcagatgcccaacagcagctccatcagcaagttcctcctgctgccgttggcagacacttggcagctgcagctcctgcacttctggctcttgctgggcatctacctggctgccctcctgggcaacggcctcatcagcacagccgtagcctgcgaccgccgcctgcacacccccatgtacttcttcctgctcaacctggccctcctcgacctgggctgcatctccaccactctccccaaagccgtggccaacgccctctgggacaccagggccatctcctacgcaggatgtgctgcacagatctttttctttatcttttacctctcagcagagtgttcccttctcaccatcatgtcctatgaccgctacgttgccatctgcaagcccctgcactacgggaccttgatggacagcagagcttgtgccaccatggcagcagctgcctggggcgctggggttctcaattccctgctgcacactgccagtacgttgtcactgcctctctgccaaggcaatgttgtcaaccagtttttctgtgaaatcccccagatcctcaagctctcctgctcagaatcatatctcagggaagttgtgtttctcatttttagtatcagtttagcctttggctgctttgttttcatagttgtgtcctatgtgcagatcttcatggccgtgctgaggatgccctctgagcagggaaggcacaaagccttctccacgtgtCTCCCTCACCTGGTCGTGGtctctctgtttctcagcactgcctcttttgcctacctgaagcccccctccatctcctccccatccatggacctgatggtggcagttctgtactcggtggtacctccagcagtgaaccccctcatctacagcatgaggaacagggaggtcaaggatgcagtgaggaaagtgatgacCAAATGTGTTTCAATATCAGTGAACGGCCGATCTTTTGGAATTCATATAATGTAATCCAGCTTTTTTCTGAATCAAGCTCTCTTTTATTGATTGTTCCGTTCATGTTATATGTGTAATTCATTAttcttcttttatatatatatatactgtaatgtttttcactaaaacatcaCTAGTCAAATCAATTCCTGCTCAGTTTGTACCATTCTAGTGTAGCCCATACACACTGTACATAATGAACCAGGTTGCCTATGAACCTTACAGAATAAATTAcgtgcagtgactctgtctgtcctccttcttttgGATCTAATGGGGtcggatgttctcagaaacccacagtccagcaggaagcacacagctgttcatcaaactgtgCGGTGGcttcccctgcagcagctgacgggccatccctgggctcctggctggggtctgtgctttcaggctcacatctgtcagtaccgctgagaggccagcagcagcagctggtttgcacgtTGATTGTCAGGTCCCCTCTTCTTCATTACCTGTGAGACTCTGCACAGGACAAGTACTTGGATATGGGTTATCACGTCAGAAGTTTCcaagcttcatagaatcatagaatcacaaaattacccaggttggaaaagactttgaagatcatcaagtccaaccacagcctaaccatagtactctaacaacactctgctaaatcatatccctgagcaccatatccaaaaagctcttaaacacatccagtgatggtgactcaagcacctccctgggagcccattccagtgtttagctaccctttctgtaagga from Excalfactoria chinensis isolate bCotChi1 unplaced genomic scaffold, bCotChi1.hap2 Scaffold_68, whole genome shotgun sequence carries:
- the LOC140265096 gene encoding olfactory receptor 14J1-like produces the protein MSYDRYVAICKPLHYGTLVDSRACATMAAAAWGAGVLSSLLHTASTFSLPLCQGNVVNQFFCEIPQILKLSCSGSYIREVVVIIFCAILFFGCFVFMVVSYVQIFLALLRMPSEQGRHKAFSTCLPHLVVVSLFLSSGFFAYLKPPSVSSKSMDLMVALVYSMVPPAVNPIIYSMRNQEVKNAVSKVINKCVSQTFSCPSFGIHDI
- the LOC140265097 gene encoding olfactory receptor 14C36-like, which gives rise to MPNSSSISKFLLLPLADTWQLQLLHFWLLLGIYLAALLGNGLISTAVACDRRLHTPMYFFLLNLALLDLGCISTTLPKAVANALWDTRAISYAGCAAQIFFFIFYLSAECSLLTIMSYDRYVAICKPLHYGTLMDSRACATMAAAAWGAGVLNSLLHTASTLSLPLCQGNVVNQFFCEIPQILKLSCSESYLREVVFLIFSISLAFGCFVFIVVSYVQIFMAVLRMPSEQGRHKAFSTCLPHLVVVSLFLSTASFAYLKPPSISSPSMDLMVAVLYSVVPPAVNPLIYSMRNREVKDAVRKVMTKCVSISVNGRSFGIHIM